A stretch of Henckelia pumila isolate YLH828 chromosome 4, ASM3356847v2, whole genome shotgun sequence DNA encodes these proteins:
- the LOC140864560 gene encoding cyclin-H1-1: MADFATSTHRAKWIFTSQDLKDKYRDANQRARQALERYGATRMEVDIDGSFSYAEPQNDVKDNTEKHSRAKPLKTEEEQLLRAFYEFKIQDVCDAFKFPRKIQATALIYFKRFYLQWSVMEHHPKNIMLTCIYAACKAEENHVSAEELGKGIEQDHQMILNNEMLVFQSLGFDLIVYAPYRALEGFVIDVKELFGENEGQLEIIKDLRESATAEVDKIMRTDAPLLFPPGQLALAALRRVSSYNKLIDFERYLKGTISRYHPSHAISELHLRLSEIDTLIDTLETPTSKDVKHIDRKLKSCLDPSSHDKSKKRKHKSKESST; this comes from the exons ATGGCGGACTTTGCAACTTCGACTCATAGAGCAAAGTGGATTTTTACTTCTCAAGACCTT AAAGACAAGTATAGGGATGCTAATCAGAGAGCGAGGCAAGCGCTGGAGAGG TATGGAGCAACGAGAATGGAAGTGGATATTGATGGGTCTTTCTCTTATGCGGAACCTCAAAATGATGTCAAAGATAACA CTGAGAAGCATTCTCGTGCAAAGCCACTGAAGACTGAAGAGGAACAACTTCTGCGGGCTTTCTATGAGTTtaaaattcaagatgtttgtgATGCCTTTAAGTTTCCGCGTAAAATACAG GCAACGGCTCTTATTTActttaaaagattttatttgCAATGGTCTGTGATGGAGCATCACCCAAAGAATATCAT GTTAACCTGCATATACGCTGCTTGTAAGGCCGAAGAAAACCATGTCTCTGCGGAGGAGCTTGGTAAAGGTATCGAGCAGGATCACCAGATGATCCTAAATAATGAAATGTTGGTTTTTCAG AGTCTAGGATTTGATCTTATTGTTTATGCACCATATCGTGCACTTGAAGGCTTTGTCATCGACGTGAAG GAGCTCTTCGGGGAAAACGAGGGGCAGTTGGAGATCATAAAG GATTTACGTGAATCTGCTACAGCAGAAGTAGATAAAATTATGCGGACAGATGCTCCGCTATTATTTCCACCTGGACAG CTAGCGTTGGCAGCTTTGCGCAGGGTTTCCAGTTATAATAAATTAATCGACTTTGAGAG ATACCTAAAAGGCACGATCTCAAGGTACCATCCTTCTCATGCCATTTCCGAGCTCCACCTTCGCTTGAGTGAGATTGATACACTG ATTGATACACTTGAGACCCCTACCTCCAAAGATGTAAAGCACATTGATCGGAAACTCAAATCGTGTTTGGATCCAAGTTCACACGACAA GAGTAAGAAACGGAAGCACAAATCAAAGGAGAGTTCAACTTAA